In one window of Helianthus annuus cultivar XRQ/B chromosome 17, HanXRQr2.0-SUNRISE, whole genome shotgun sequence DNA:
- the LOC110921990 gene encoding cytochrome P450 CYP72A219: MEITSQYKWVASWCGVAMVMLVPWKMLEWTWLKPKRLEKYLRQQGLTGTTYKLPFGDTKEIMNTTQLEPMNLSDDIMPRVMPFVHRAIQIYGKIFFSWFGPVPTLHIIDPDVVRDVLSRMNEFQKPKKNNPYIEILSTGVIDYEGDKWSKHRKIINPTFHAEKLKLMVPAMCLSCHEMIKRWETSFSDEQSFELDVFPHLQTLTGDVISRTAFGSSYEEGKKIFELQKEIGLLLMHVLQSLYIPGLRFLPNSRNKRMVEIDGELKGLIRSMIDKRMIAMEAGETGQDDLLGLLLQSNYDEIQKRGNQRYGMTIDEVIEECKLFYFAGNETVGNLLVWTMVLLSRYPQWQELARDEAFQVFGNNQPDIDGLSRLKIVTMILLEVLRLYPAVSALYRTSVDETKVAGVNIPEGTLIIMPILALHHDQDTWGDDALEFNPTRFALGVSKAASKGQLSYLPFGGGPRICIGQNFAMLEAKIALVMILQRFSFVLSPSYSHAPQSVITLQPQFGAHLILKKVEKS; this comes from the exons ATGGAGATAACGAGCCAATACAAGTGGGTTGCGAGCTGGTGCGGTGTAGCCATGGTCATGTTGGTGCCATGGAAAATGTTGGAGTGGACATGGCTAAAACCAAAGAGGCTAGAAAAGTACCTAAGGCAACAAGGTCTTACTGGCACAACCTACAAACTACCCTTTGGTGACACAAAAGAAATCATGAATACCACACAGCTAGAGCCCATGAATCTTTCGGATGATATCATGCCTAGGGTCATGCCCTTTGTTCATAGGGCAATTCAGATCTATG GCAAGATTTTCTTTTCATGGTTTGGACCGGTACCAACGCTTCACATCATCGATCCGGATGTGGTTCGAGACGTCTTATCTCGTATGAATGAATTTCAAAAGCCTAAGAAAAATAATCCATACATTGAAATCCTTTCAACAGGCGTGATCGATTACGAAGGAGATAAATGGTCTAAACATAGAAAAATCATCAATCCTACTTTCCATGCTGAGAAACTAAAG TTGATGGTACCGGCTATGTGTTTGAGTTGTCATGAGATGATAAAGAGGTGGGAAACATCATTTTCGGATGAGCAATCGTTCGAGTTGGATGTTTTTCCTCACCTTCAAACCTTAACCGGTGATGTAATTTCGCGCACTGCATTCGGTAGCAGCTACGAGGAAGGAAAAAAGATTTTTGAACTTCAGAAAGAAATTGGTTTGTTACTGATGCATGTCTTGCAATCGTTGTACATTCCTGGATTAAG attCTTACCAAACTCAAGAAACAAAAGGATGGTGGAGATTGATGGTGAACTGAAGGGTTTAATAAGAAGTATGATTGATAAAAGAATGATTGCGATGGAAGCGGGAGAAACTGGGCAGGATGACTTGTTAGGCTTATTATTGCAGTCAAACTACGATGAAATTCAAAAGAGGGGAAACCAGAGATATGGAATGACCATCGATGAGGTTATCGAGGAGTGTAAACTTTTCTACTTTGCAGGCAACGAGACTGTTGGTAATTTACTCGTATGGACAATGGTTTTACTTAGTCGATATCCTCAATGGCAAGAGCTTGCAAGAGACGAAGCGTTTCAAGTATTTGGGAACAACCAACCAGATATTGATGGATTGAGTCGTCTTAAAATT GTAACTATGATATTGCTCGAGGTTCTAAGGTTGTACCCCGCGGTTTCTGCATTATATCGAACGTCAGTTGATGAAACGAAGGTAGCAGGAGTAAATATTCCTGAAGGAACGTTGATCATAATGCCAATATTAGCGTTACACCATGACCAAGACACATGGGGAGACGATGCTTTAGAGTTTAACCCTACGCGATTTGCGCTTGGTGTCTCAAAGGCGGCCTCTAAGGGACAACTTTCCTATTTACCATTTGGAGGGGGGCCTCGTATTTGTATCGGACAGAATTTCGCTATGTTGGAAGCTAAAATTGCATTGGTTATGATTCTACAACGTTTTTCTTTCGTGCTCTCTCCGTCGTATTCGCATGCCCCACAATCAGTCATCACTCTTCAACCTCAATTTGGTGCCCATTTGATTTTGAAGAAAGTTGAGAAGAGTTGA